A genomic window from archaeon BMS3Bbin15 includes:
- the rmlA gene encoding glucose-1-phosphate thymidylyltransferase, which yields MKALVLSGGQGTRLRPLTFTTAKQLIPVGNKPILGYVLGRIADGGIKELGVVIAKETGEDVKSYVKDGSAWGFDNTAYILQEPLGLAHAVKTAEEFLGNDSFIMYLGDNLLGEGVTELLKKFEEESLDALILLKEVEDPRAFGVAVLDEKGNVVKLVEKPEEPPSNLALVGVYVFSSRVHEAIGRIKPSWRGELEITDAIQEMIDLGFKVKAEVLNSWWLDTGKKDDILSANAVVLDEFIKTEIEGEFDGKSKITGRVKIGEGTEIINSIIRGPCAIGENCIIENSFIGPYTSVGNDTRISDSAIEYCVILDNVAVENIDRLEESLIGRNARLTRNQGHRAIKLHVGDYTEVEL from the coding sequence ATGAAAGCTTTAGTACTTAGCGGAGGACAGGGAACAAGGCTCAGACCTCTTACCTTTACCACGGCAAAGCAGCTTATACCTGTTGGCAATAAACCTATTCTGGGATATGTGCTTGGCCGTATCGCAGACGGGGGAATAAAGGAACTGGGTGTTGTAATTGCAAAGGAAACAGGCGAGGATGTAAAGAGCTATGTAAAAGACGGTTCTGCCTGGGGCTTTGATAATACAGCCTACATACTTCAGGAACCTCTCGGCCTTGCGCATGCTGTAAAGACAGCAGAGGAATTTCTTGGCAATGACAGCTTTATAATGTATCTGGGTGATAATCTGCTTGGTGAGGGTGTTACGGAACTTTTAAAGAAGTTTGAAGAGGAAAGCCTGGATGCCCTGATTTTGTTGAAAGAGGTGGAGGACCCCCGTGCCTTCGGCGTTGCTGTTCTTGATGAAAAGGGTAATGTGGTTAAGCTGGTAGAAAAGCCAGAGGAGCCGCCAAGCAATTTAGCCCTTGTTGGTGTTTATGTCTTTTCATCCAGGGTGCATGAAGCAATAGGGAGGATTAAACCTTCATGGCGTGGCGAGCTTGAGATTACTGATGCAATACAGGAGATGATAGACCTCGGCTTTAAGGTGAAGGCGGAAGTGCTCAACTCGTGGTGGCTGGATACGGGTAAGAAGGATGATATTTTAAGTGCCAATGCTGTTGTGCTTGACGAGTTTATTAAAACTGAAATTGAGGGTGAGTTTGATGGAAAAAGCAAAATTACGGGAAGGGTTAAAATCGGAGAGGGAACAGAAATAATAAACAGTATTATAAGAGGTCCCTGTGCCATAGGTGAAAACTGCATAATTGAAAACTCTTTCATTGGCCCGTATACAAGCGTTGGTAATGATACGAGAATCTCAGACTCTGCAATTGAATACTGCGTAATTCTTGATAATGTTGCTGTGGAAAATATAGACAGGCTGGAGGAAAGTTTGATAGGGAGAAACGCCAGATTGACCAGAAATCAGGGACACAGGGCAATAAAGTTACATGTCGGAGATTATACGGAGGTTGAACTTTGA
- a CDS encoding dTDP-4-dehydrorhamnose 3,5-epimerase has product MKFRKGDLEGVMVKELRKFIDERGWLAELFRQDEIDKESYPVMSYVSMTMPGVTRGPHEHIEQTDYFCFLGPSNFKLVLWDNRRDSTTYMNERVLFVGEDNPVAVQVPPGVVHAYRNIGLDPGYVFNFPNRLFAGRDKKEKVDEIRYENDEEGIFRVDEE; this is encoded by the coding sequence TTGAAATTCAGGAAGGGAGATTTGGAAGGAGTGATGGTTAAAGAGCTCAGAAAGTTTATTGACGAACGGGGCTGGCTGGCTGAACTGTTCAGGCAGGATGAGATTGATAAGGAGAGCTACCCTGTTATGTCTTATGTCTCAATGACAATGCCGGGGGTTACAAGGGGACCTCATGAGCATATCGAGCAGACTGACTACTTCTGCTTTCTCGGTCCTTCGAATTTCAAGCTGGTTCTCTGGGATAACCGCAGGGATTCAACCACATATATGAACGAAAGGGTGCTATTTGTAGGGGAGGATAATCCCGTTGCAGTGCAGGTACCACCCGGTGTTGTGCATGCCTACAGAAATATAGGGCTTGACCCAGGTTATGTTTTTAACTTTCCCAACAGGTTATTCGCCGGCAGGGATAAGAAGGAGAAGGTGGATGAAATCAGATATGAGAATGATGAGGAAGGTATTTTCAGGGTGGATGAAGAATGA
- the rffG gene encoding dTDP-glucose 4,6-dehydratase 2, which translates to MRVLVTGGYGFIGSNFIRFLLKNTGHEVVNLDALTYAGNRGNLEDYEGDSRYAFIHGRIENRELVNRVVEDVDYVVNFAAETHVDRSIKEPFPFLTTNVLGTQTLLEACKDSGVKRFLHISTDEVYGSLESDEGKFTEDLPLKPNSPYSASKAAVDMLVRAYNVTYGLPAVTVRPSNNYGYYQFPEKFIPLMITNLLQNKPVPVYGDGKNIRDWLFVEDCARGVFDVLMKGKEGEIYNLGGVSERRNIEVTETVMKIMGKAQSYIKFVKDRPGHDYRYALDITKVKSEVGWKPVVGFEEGLKKTVEWYRENTRWWKPLQQRLEKESKGFWS; encoded by the coding sequence ATGAGAGTGCTTGTTACAGGCGGCTATGGTTTTATAGGCAGCAATTTTATCAGGTTTTTGCTAAAAAATACAGGGCATGAGGTTGTCAACCTGGATGCCCTCACCTATGCGGGAAACAGGGGTAATCTCGAAGATTATGAGGGCGATAGCAGGTATGCCTTTATTCACGGAAGGATTGAGAATCGAGAGCTGGTAAACAGGGTTGTTGAGGATGTTGACTATGTGGTCAATTTTGCTGCCGAGACTCATGTTGACAGGTCAATAAAAGAACCGTTTCCTTTTCTCACCACCAATGTGCTCGGGACTCAGACACTGCTCGAAGCCTGCAAAGACTCCGGAGTAAAAAGGTTTCTTCATATTTCAACCGATGAAGTCTACGGGTCTCTTGAGAGCGATGAGGGAAAGTTTACAGAGGATTTACCTCTGAAGCCCAACTCTCCCTATTCTGCTTCCAAAGCGGCAGTGGATATGCTTGTCAGAGCCTATAATGTTACCTATGGTCTGCCTGCGGTTACTGTTCGCCCCTCGAACAACTACGGCTACTACCAGTTTCCAGAGAAATTCATACCTCTTATGATAACCAACCTCTTGCAGAATAAGCCCGTACCGGTTTACGGAGACGGGAAAAACATAAGGGACTGGCTTTTTGTCGAAGACTGCGCCCGTGGCGTTTTTGATGTTCTTATGAAGGGAAAGGAAGGAGAGATTTACAATCTGGGCGGAGTGAGTGAAAGAAGAAATATTGAAGTTACAGAAACTGTCATGAAAATAATGGGCAAGGCTCAAAGCTATATAAAATTCGTTAAGGATAGGCCGGGGCATGATTACCGCTATGCTCTGGATATAACAAAGGTGAAGAGTGAAGTGGGATGGAAGCCTGTGGTGGGCTTTGAGGAAGGGCTGAAGAAAACAGTAGAGTGGTATAGGGAAAATACACGGTGGTGGAAGCCCTTGCAGCAGAGACTTGAAAAAGAGAGCAAGGGATTCTGGAGCTAA
- the rmlD gene encoding dTDP-4-dehydrorhamnose reductase gives MKVAVIGATGQLGSDLVKAFGEDAVPLGHEDIEVRSLSGCINALKFLPEVVINCAAYVRVDDAEDEAEEAFAVNAAGAKNVAIACESIGAVNVYIGTDYVFDGKKGEPYVESDLPNPINVYSLSKYVGEIFTRNYSSRYYIPRVSSLYGVKGARGKGGNFVETMIKKAENREEIKVVGDMIMSPTYTRDAADIIHRILKQNLPYGIYHCSNSGSCSWLEFASAIFSFMNFGIAIKSISYRELNLKAARPENSSLESEKLEKYGIKPRNWRDALKDYLKEKEYI, from the coding sequence ATGAAAGTGGCTGTAATAGGGGCTACGGGGCAGCTTGGAAGCGATTTGGTAAAGGCTTTCGGGGAAGATGCGGTGCCTCTGGGGCATGAGGATATAGAGGTTAGAAGCCTGTCTGGCTGCATAAATGCCCTTAAGTTCCTGCCAGAGGTTGTGATAAACTGCGCAGCCTATGTCAGGGTTGACGATGCCGAGGATGAAGCAGAGGAAGCTTTTGCAGTAAATGCGGCTGGAGCGAAGAACGTGGCAATAGCCTGCGAGAGTATTGGCGCTGTGAATGTTTACATAGGCACCGACTATGTGTTTGACGGCAAAAAAGGTGAGCCCTATGTTGAGAGTGATTTACCCAATCCTATCAATGTATACAGCCTGAGTAAGTATGTAGGTGAAATCTTCACCAGAAACTACTCTTCCAGATATTATATACCCAGAGTCTCCAGTCTTTACGGAGTTAAAGGAGCCCGTGGCAAGGGTGGCAATTTCGTTGAGACCATGATAAAGAAGGCGGAGAATAGAGAGGAGATTAAAGTTGTGGGTGACATGATTATGAGCCCCACCTATACGAGGGATGCCGCTGATATTATTCACAGGATTTTAAAGCAGAATCTACCCTATGGCATCTACCACTGCTCGAATTCTGGCTCCTGCTCATGGCTCGAGTTTGCCAGTGCTATATTCAGCTTTATGAATTTCGGGATTGCTATAAAGTCGATATCTTACAGAGAGCTTAACTTAAAGGCTGCCAGGCCTGAAAACAGCTCGTTGGAGAGCGAAAAACTTGAAAAATATGGTATAAAACCCAGAAACTGGAGAGATGCCCTGAAAGATTATCTCAAGGAAAAGGAGTATATCTGA
- a CDS encoding ATP-dependent DNA helicase DinG: protein MSYTDNFPYETYRKYQKKIIEEIEDKFENKDNEVMIIEAPPGFGKSAVNVAVAKSFNSAYIITTQKVLQDFYGDEYKLPVIKGRQNYTCLITGGTADSGPCQLITPKIPDKKTSQKNFNFNHSDYFCKRKDECPYEIAKKECADSPVCVMNMTYSFHMPPEFTDRELIIVDEAHNLDDTILDFVTKTIKKTDILKDTPTNTTIQECIGYMMSKRKEMLDNIELNSIKQKRIGEKLIYKIKQEEKGKNKKEKMSGELRREVEKGMNQISKIHFKIDEEKNILSQIEELDSEISKGHEWVAEDNLTSIKFTPLTVGRFLNKLLWERGNKILCTSATFLDKDRFMKETGLNGKTATFISVPSSFNKKNRLIYYIQTGKMSYNHREKTLPILAKKLSQICEEYKGDNIIVHAHTYKNINDLARLIKTDKRVMLQSKIDREKSLDNFKNGKNRIFLSVKMTEGIDLKDDMCRVNILAKVPFGITVDKRIKQRMKKDIKWYYWKTIIEIVQAYGRTTRSEYDYSDTYILDNDFGRLYNNNTKMFPEWFREALIWEDKQSQSHN from the coding sequence TTGAGTTATACAGATAATTTTCCTTATGAAACATACAGAAAATACCAAAAAAAAATAATAGAAGAAATAGAAGACAAATTTGAAAATAAAGATAATGAAGTAATGATTATTGAAGCACCCCCCGGTTTTGGAAAAAGTGCGGTAAATGTCGCAGTCGCAAAAAGTTTTAACAGCGCTTATATCATAACAACACAGAAAGTGTTACAGGATTTTTATGGCGATGAATATAAACTCCCAGTGATAAAGGGAAGACAGAATTATACATGCCTCATTACAGGTGGAACAGCAGATAGTGGCCCGTGTCAATTAATTACCCCTAAAATCCCAGATAAAAAAACATCTCAAAAGAATTTTAATTTCAATCACAGTGATTATTTCTGCAAACGTAAAGATGAGTGCCCCTATGAAATTGCAAAAAAGGAATGTGCCGATTCTCCAGTATGCGTAATGAATATGACATATAGTTTTCATATGCCTCCTGAATTTACAGATAGAGAACTGATTATAGTTGATGAAGCCCATAATCTTGATGATACTATATTAGACTTTGTAACAAAAACAATTAAAAAAACAGATATTTTAAAAGATACACCCACCAATACAACAATTCAAGAATGTATTGGATATATGATGAGTAAACGAAAAGAAATGCTAGATAATATAGAATTAAATAGTATTAAACAGAAAAGAATAGGAGAGAAATTAATTTATAAAATCAAGCAGGAAGAGAAAGGGAAAAATAAAAAAGAAAAAATGTCAGGGGAATTAAGAAGAGAAGTTGAAAAAGGTATGAACCAAATAAGTAAAATACATTTTAAAATTGACGAAGAAAAAAATATTCTATCACAAATAGAAGAATTAGACAGTGAAATTTCCAAAGGACACGAATGGGTGGCAGAAGACAATTTAACAAGTATAAAATTCACACCTTTGACTGTTGGAAGATTCCTGAATAAATTGCTATGGGAGAGAGGAAACAAAATACTGTGCACAAGTGCTACTTTTTTAGATAAAGACAGATTTATGAAAGAAACTGGACTGAATGGTAAAACAGCAACATTTATATCAGTGCCTTCTTCATTTAATAAAAAAAACAGATTAATATATTATATTCAAACAGGTAAAATGTCATATAACCACAGAGAAAAAACACTTCCGATTTTGGCTAAGAAACTAAGCCAAATATGTGAGGAGTATAAGGGAGATAATATAATTGTTCATGCACACACTTATAAAAATATTAACGATTTAGCAAGATTAATTAAAACAGATAAAAGAGTAATGCTTCAATCTAAAATTGATAGGGAAAAAAGTTTGGATAATTTTAAAAATGGAAAAAACAGAATATTTTTATCTGTAAAAATGACAGAGGGAATTGACTTAAAAGATGATATGTGTAGAGTGAATATTCTCGCAAAAGTGCCATTTGGGATTACAGTAGACAAACGAATAAAACAAAGAATGAAAAAAGATATAAAATGGTATTATTGGAAAACTATAATAGAAATTGTTCAAGCCTATGGAAGGACAACTAGAAGTGAATATGATTATTCGGATACATACATATTAGACAATGACTTTGGACGTTTATATAATAATAACACTAAAATGTTTCCTGAATGGTTCAGAGAAGCTCTTATATGGGAAGACAAACAATCCCAATCGCATAATTGA